A genomic window from Methanomassiliicoccus luminyensis B10 includes:
- a CDS encoding HAD family hydrolase, whose product MIKLVAFDMDGTLTQEASSWDTLFRIYDHDPKPYYQLYTEGHINQDEWAASNLREIINAHPGLTAREIEDAIIRNTHLRTGVQECISTLTSFGVKCVIISAGAEPLARWIGEKVKFHDWRANWFEISPDGYLVPNYVRKVSYLGKEKCLHYWMKEFNISKEETVAVGDSCNDVCMFLESEHSIAFNPTDEYASTMGEVVHEGNDLRLCLDTIRGWMDQK is encoded by the coding sequence GTGATCAAGCTAGTGGCATTTGATATGGACGGCACACTTACCCAGGAGGCCAGTTCGTGGGATACGCTCTTCCGCATTTATGATCATGACCCCAAACCCTACTATCAATTGTACACGGAAGGGCATATCAACCAGGATGAGTGGGCGGCGTCTAACCTTAGAGAAATAATAAACGCGCACCCTGGTTTGACCGCCCGAGAGATTGAGGACGCCATTATCCGCAATACCCACCTCAGGACGGGGGTCCAGGAGTGCATATCAACGCTTACATCATTTGGAGTCAAGTGCGTCATCATTTCTGCCGGTGCAGAGCCCCTAGCCCGATGGATTGGGGAAAAGGTCAAGTTCCATGATTGGAGGGCCAACTGGTTTGAGATCAGTCCGGACGGATACTTGGTGCCAAACTACGTTCGGAAAGTGAGCTATCTGGGAAAGGAAAAGTGTCTTCATTACTGGATGAAGGAATTCAACATATCCAAGGAAGAGACCGTGGCAGTTGGGGATAGCTGTAATGATGTATGCATGTTCCTAGAGTCCGAACACTCCATAGCGTTCAATCCTACCGACGAGTACGCTTCCACGATGGGCGAAGTCGTTCATGAGGGCAATGATTTGAGGTTGTGCTTAGACACAATAAGGGGTTGGATGGACCAAAAATAG